Proteins from a genomic interval of Trifolium pratense cultivar HEN17-A07 linkage group LG6, ARS_RC_1.1, whole genome shotgun sequence:
- the LOC123889080 gene encoding F-box/kelch-repeat protein At3g23880-like, producing the protein MSSPPAKLRVQPDDESPAILPDELITEVLSHADVKSLMQMRCVSKTWDAMISDPKFVKLHLKRASRNPSLTLFLSKSRIDGDNNVVPFPVSCLIENPMITLPNDPYFRLRAKECRYVIGSCNGWLCLLGYSSIGAYRQIWLRFWNPAMHKMTEKLGYIWDNILGLYTHFKFAFGYDELSETYKVVLLILDEARNRTNVQILSLGDDMWRSIQSFPAVPLPFRYSNPGVNDVVYLNGSLNWLALRDSFRSIGVYGWKNVNVKEFVIISLDLGTETYRQLMPPCGFDEMSPVEPSICVLKDCLCFSNDYKRTDFVIWKMEVFGVEESWTQLFRISYQNLQSMHLDFVDLQYSQWLPLHLSDHGDTLILANKQERQAILYNLRDNRAVRTRITDDIQWFSAKVHVESLVSDILKPQVHQP; encoded by the exons ATGAGTAGTCCTCCAGCTAAATTGCGTGTTCAGCCGGACGATGAGTCTCCGGCGATCCTCCCTGATGAACTGATCACTGAAGTTCTTTCCCATGCTGATGTGAAATCTCTTATGCAAATGAGGTGTGTATCCAAGACTTGGGATGCTATGATATCTGATCCTAAATTTGTGAAACTTCACCTTAAGCGAGCTTCGCGAAACCCTAGTTTGACACTGTTTTTGAGTAAATCCCGAATTGATGGAGATAATAATGTTGTGCCGTTTCCTGTGAGTTGTTTAATTGAGAATCCAATGATCACTCTTCCGAATGACCCTTATTTTCGATTAAGGGCTAAGGAGTGTCGCTATGTTATTGGTTCTTGTAATGGTTGGCTTTGTTTACTTGGTTATTCTTCCATTGGTGCTTATAGACAGATCTGGTTGCGTTTCTGGAACCCTGCAATGCACAAAATGACCGAAAAGTTAGGGTATATTTGGGATAATATTTTGGGTCTGTATACCCATTTCAAGTTTGCATTTGGTTATGATGAATTGTCGGAGACTTATAAGGTAGTGCTGTTAATTTTGGATGAAGCTAGAAATAGAActaatgtgcaaattttaagTTTGGGTGATGATATGTGGAGAAGTATTCAAAGTTTTCCTGCGGTTCCTCTTCCTTTCCGCTATTCTAATCCTGGTGTGAATGATGTTGTGTATTTGAATGGTAGTCTTAACTGGTTGGCCCTTCGCGATAGCTTTCGTTCTATTGGTGTTTATGGTTGGAAGAACGTTAATGTCAAAGAGTTTGTCATTATTTCACTTGATCTTGGAACTGAGACATATAGACAGTTGATGCCTCCTTGTGGTTTTGATGAAATGTCACCTGTTGAACCATCTATATGTGTTTTGAAGGATTGTCTCTGCTTTTCTAATGATTATAAGAGAACTGATTTTGTTATATGGAAGATGGAAGTATTTGGAGTTGAGGAATCTTGGACTCAACTGTTTAGAATTAGTTACCAGAATCTACAGAGTATGCATCTTGACTTTGTTGACTTGCAATATTCTCAATGGTTGCCATTGCACCTTTCTGATCATGGTGACACACTGATATTGGCTAACAAGCAAGAACGGCAAGCAATTCTATATAATTTGAGAGATAATAGAGCAGTGCGAACTAGAATTACCGATGACATACAGTGGTTCTCTGCCAAGGTTCATGTTGAAAGCTTGGTTTCTGACATTTTGAAA CCTCAGGTACATCAACCCTAA
- the LOC123892669 gene encoding F-box/kelch-repeat protein At3g23880-like: MKRNRLSSPMSSPTILPTDLIIEILSWLPVKFLVRFTSVSKLWKSLIFDPSFTKLHLQRSPKNTHVLFTLHESINDVDTWVVAPYSLRDLLEHPSSTVSEDEYLRFNNNTYYVVGSTKGLVCLMDDNSQQDGSREIWFQFWNPTLRLSSEKSPTLIVKPNARLSADVHCGFGYDKSSDTFKVVAVFWNSTTQKMDGRVHCMGNNCWRKTLACPDIPTLLGTLIGQFVNGSLNWLALNNLNCHQYKWENVTIKQLVIFSLDLRKETCKYISLPDGFVEVPEDEPTLVVLRGCLCLYYDHMKTHFVLWEMREFGVQESWIRLVNVSYVHLQFNNFAPDDVLPVCLSENGDLLLMANKVKVDVIKYNSSDDKVEYIQLPNNQIWYADEHMQSLVLPSPGPHKGLFF, translated from the exons ATGAAACGCAACAGACTGTCGTCGCCCATGTCTTCTCCAACGATTCTCCCGACGGATCTCATAATAGAAATCCTATCATGGCTTCCAGTGAAGTTTCTCGTGAGATTCACTTCCGTTTCCAAACTATGGAAATCACTCATCTTTGATCCATCATTCACAAAACTCCACCTTCAAAGATCACCAAAAAATACTCACGTCCTATTTACCTTACACGAATCCATCAATGACGTTGATACTTGGGTCGTAGCTCCTTACTCACTGCGTGATTTACTCGAACATCCCTCGTCCACTGTGAGCGAAGACGAGTATCTCCGTTTTAACAACAACACTTATTATGTTGTAGGTTCTACCAAAGGCTTGGTGTGTTTGATGGATGATAATTCACAACAAGATGGAAGTAGAGAAATTTGGTTTCAGTTCTGGAACCCTACATTACGATTAAGTTCCGAAAAGTCACCAACTTTGATTGTCAAGCCTAATGCTCGGTTGTCTGCCGATGTGCACTGTGGATTCGGCTATGATAAATCTAGTGACACATTCAAG GTGGTGGCTGTTTTTTGGAATAGTACAACCCAGAAAATGGATGGGAGAGTTCATTGCATGGGCAATAATTGTTGGAGAAAGACCCTTGCTTGCCCTGACATCCCAACTCTACTAGGAACTCTTATTGGACAATTCGTTAATGGTAGTCTTAACTGGTTAGCACTTAACAATCTAAATTGTCATCAGTATAAATGGGAAAATGTTACTATCAAACAATTAGTTATTTTTTCGCTTGATCTGCGGAAGGAGACATGTAAGTATATATCGCTGCCTGATGGTTTTGTTGAAGTGCCTGAAGATGAACCAACTCTTGTTGTTTTGAGAGGTTGCCTATGTCTTTATTATGATCACATGAAAACCCATTTTGTTTTGTGGGAAATGAGAGAATTTGGAGTTCAAGAGTCTTGGATTCGGTTGGTAAATGTTAGTTACGTACATcttcaatttaataattttgcaCCTGATGATGTGCTGCCAGTGTGTTTGTCCGAAAATGGTGACCTCCTTTTGATGGCTAACAAAGTAAAAGTTGATGTTATTAAGTATAATAGTAGTGATGATAAAGTTGAATATATTCAACTTCCCAACAACCAAATTTGGTATGCCGATGAGCATATGCAGAGCTTGGTTTTGCCTAGTCCTGGTCCACATAAAGGTTTGTTTTTCTGA
- the LOC123891563 gene encoding F-box/kelch-repeat protein At3g23880-like: protein MSSTLPLLPQDLITEILAWLPVKILVRFTSVSKHWKSLIFDPNFAKLHHQRSPKHTHVLLTLFDYEEVNKDDFQDNSNVDTSWAVAPFWVRRLLEQPSSTVNEDGCFRTDEGTSYAIGSTNGLVCLMEDISQQKGIQGICIRFWNPSLRLRSKESPTLTVIRAYANLGFGYDDSTDTYKVVAVFWDRTTQKMEGRVHCMGDSCWRKTLACPDFPILLGPGLFVNDSVNWLAVDNLNGHKYKWKHVTIKQLVIFSLDMPKETCKYMLLPEGFCELPEEEPDLAVLRGRLCLYYNHKGTHFVLWEMSEFGVQKSWTKLVNVSYVHLQFDGFVNGWLPFPVCLSENGDILLLTCRQVAEYVVMYSLRDDRVENIELPNNDIWHANEHMQSLVLPLPRPH from the exons ATGTCTTCCACCCTTCCATTGCTGCCACAAGATCTCATAACGGAAATCCTTGCATGGCTTCCAGTGAAGATTCTCGTGAGATTCACTTCCGTTTCGAAACACTGGAAATCACTCATCTTCGATCCAAATTTTGCAAAACTTCATCATCAAAGATCACCCAAACATACACACGTCCTACTTACCTTATTTGACTACGAAGAGGTAAACAAAGATGATTTCCAAGACAACAGCAACGTCGATACATCTTGGGCTGTAGCTCCATTCTGGGTGCGTCGTTTGCTTGAACAACCGTCATCCACTGTCAATGAAGACGGTTGTTTCCGTACTGACGAGGGAACTTCTTATGCAATTGGTTCTACCAACGGCTTGGTGTGTTTGATGGAGGATATTTCACAACAGAAAGGAATTCAAGGAATTTGTATTCGGTTCTGGAACCCTAGTTTACGATTAAGATCCAAAGAGTCACCCACTTTGACCGTAATCCGGGCCTACGCTAACCTTGGATTTGGCTATGATGATTCAACTGACACATACAAG GTGGTGGCTGTGTTTTGGGATCGTACGACGCAGAAAATGGAGGGGAGAGTTCATTGTATGGGTGATAGCTGTTGGAGAAAGACTCTCGCTTGCCCTGATTTTCCAATTCTCCTAGGACCTGGCTTATTTGTGAATGATAGTGTTAACTGGTTAGCAGTTGACAACTTAAATGGTCATAAGTATAAATGGAAACATGTTACCATCAAACAGTTGGTGATTTTTTCGCTCGATATGCCAAAGGAGACATGTAAGTATATGTTGCTGCCTGAAGGTTTTTGTGAACTTCCTGAAGAAGAACCTGATCTTGCTGTTTTGAGGGGTCGCCTATGCCTTTATTATAACCACAAGGGAACCCATTTTGTTTTGTGGGAAATGAGTGAGTTTGGAGTTCAAAAGTCTTGGACTAAGTTGGTGAATGTTAGCTATGTGCATCTTCAATTTGATGGTTTTGTGAATGGTTGGCTACCGTTTCCAGTGTGTCTATCCGAAAATGGAGATATCTTGTTGTTAACTTGCAGACAAGTTGCTGAATATGTTGTTATGTATAGCCTACGAGATGATAGAGTTGAAAATATTGAACTTCCTAACAATGATATTTGGCATGCCAATGAACATATGCAGAGTTTAGTTTTGCCTCTTCCTCGTCCACATTAA